A single Brevundimonas sp. M20 DNA region contains:
- a CDS encoding N-acetyltransferase, whose product MALREITESDYPAIQALHRSVGWPERSLAGWRWLHANPARLDIGAPAGWVADGPDGEPAAHVGNLIQRFRLGERRLHGATGFNIIVTPSVRGTSRRMLQTFTTQPNVFARYTFNANSKSQPLYVRHGMRSWPEQTHAVKLSWVVSPLPLAISKVWRKLYGLAPKAISGLGEQLMNDRLGRTPRLSLPPGVSLLDDFSDASPYAAFWSALTQDGRLLADRSPEIQRWRLQDPDLSEPPLTLAFERDGVMVAYAMAMMAKSNILEPPVLEILDLEALRSHADAIPVLMTALKDAARIMGAAKLRLSVVTPEAMARLRDFTRTARNEGGWGHCHVQFATDAPNTALWSPTPYDGDYAICLRPIPLDAIHHGARRPLRTSQTASKA is encoded by the coding sequence ATGGCGCTGAGAGAGATCACCGAGAGCGACTATCCGGCCATCCAGGCCCTGCACCGCAGCGTCGGCTGGCCCGAACGGTCACTGGCCGGCTGGCGATGGCTTCACGCCAACCCTGCCCGCCTCGACATCGGCGCGCCCGCCGGCTGGGTCGCCGACGGCCCCGACGGAGAACCCGCCGCCCATGTGGGCAACCTGATCCAGCGCTTCCGCTTGGGCGAGCGGCGCCTGCATGGCGCGACCGGCTTCAACATCATCGTGACGCCGTCCGTGCGCGGGACCAGCCGCCGGATGCTGCAGACCTTCACCACCCAGCCGAACGTCTTCGCCCGCTATACCTTCAACGCCAATTCGAAGTCCCAGCCCCTGTATGTCCGGCACGGCATGCGGTCCTGGCCGGAACAGACCCATGCGGTGAAACTCAGCTGGGTGGTCTCACCCCTGCCTCTCGCGATCAGCAAGGTCTGGCGCAAGCTGTACGGCCTGGCGCCCAAAGCCATTTCGGGTCTGGGCGAGCAATTGATGAACGACCGCCTGGGTCGCACGCCTCGCCTGTCCCTGCCGCCGGGTGTCAGTCTGCTGGACGACTTCAGCGACGCCTCTCCCTATGCCGCCTTCTGGTCCGCCCTGACCCAGGATGGTCGGCTGCTGGCCGACCGCAGCCCGGAGATCCAGCGGTGGCGGCTGCAGGACCCTGATCTGTCGGAACCTCCGCTGACCCTGGCCTTCGAGCGGGACGGCGTGATGGTCGCCTACGCCATGGCCATGATGGCCAAATCGAACATCCTCGAGCCGCCGGTTCTGGAAATCCTCGATCTGGAGGCCCTGCGCAGCCACGCCGACGCCATTCCGGTTCTGATGACGGCCCTGAAGGACGCCGCCCGGATCATGGGCGCGGCCAAGTTGAGGCTTTCAGTCGTCACGCCGGAGGCCATGGCGCGGCTGAGGGACTTCACCCGAACAGCTCGCAATGAGGGTGGCTGGGGCCACTGCCATGTGCAGTTCGCGACGGATGCGCCGAATACGGCCCTTTGGTCGCCGACGCCCTATGACGGCGACTACGCCATCTGCCTGCGCCCCATTCCTTTAGATGCGATCCACCACGGGGCGCGCAGGCCCCTTCGAACGTCACAGACCGCATCCAAGGCCTGA
- the mscL gene encoding large-conductance mechanosensitive channel protein MscL, with product MGLVTEFKEFIARGNVIDLAVGVIIGASFGKIVTSLVEQIVMPPVGLLLGRVDFSNLEWVLVPENPATADVEKVAIQYGAFINTVIQFLIVAVVIFLMVKLVNKLRREQAAAPEAPAAPTATEALLAEIRDELKARPKA from the coding sequence ATGGGACTGGTTACCGAGTTCAAGGAATTCATCGCCCGCGGCAACGTCATTGATCTGGCCGTCGGCGTGATCATCGGCGCCTCGTTCGGCAAGATCGTCACCAGTCTGGTCGAGCAGATCGTAATGCCGCCGGTCGGCCTGCTTCTGGGGCGGGTGGATTTCTCGAATCTGGAGTGGGTTCTGGTTCCCGAGAACCCTGCCACAGCTGACGTCGAGAAGGTGGCCATCCAGTACGGCGCCTTCATCAACACCGTCATCCAGTTCCTGATCGTCGCGGTGGTGATCTTCCTGATGGTCAAGCTGGTGAACAAGCTCCGTCGTGAGCAGGCGGCCGCGCCGGAAGCCCCTGCTGCCCCGACCGCGACCGAGGCTCTGCTGGCGGAAATCCGCGACGAACTGAAAGCGCGCCCTAAAGCCTAG
- a CDS encoding integration host factor subunit beta, giving the protein MIKSELIEKLAAENTHLTHAEVERVVNVVLGRMVDALGDGGRVELRGFGAFSVRGRPARAGRNPRTGESVEVPAKAVPFFKSGKELRERLNAD; this is encoded by the coding sequence ATGATCAAATCAGAGCTGATCGAAAAGCTCGCGGCGGAAAACACGCATCTGACCCATGCCGAGGTCGAGCGTGTGGTCAATGTCGTGCTCGGCCGTATGGTCGATGCTCTGGGCGACGGGGGGCGCGTGGAACTTCGCGGCTTCGGAGCCTTTTCTGTTCGGGGCCGCCCGGCGCGCGCCGGTCGTAACCCGCGCACAGGCGAGTCGGTCGAGGTGCCCGCCAAGGCGGTGCCTTTCTTCAAGAGCGGCAAGGAGCTGCGCGAGCGGCTGAACGCTGACTGA
- the rpsA gene encoding 30S ribosomal protein S1, whose protein sequence is MTDTLSPTRDDFSALLDETLQGRDLGEGQVVHGRVVGIEKDILIIDVGLKTEGRIPAREFGIGEGAVIPKVGDNVEVYLERVENALGEAVISRDKARREEAWTRLEVVFADGQPVNGTIVGRVKGGFTVDLGGASAFLPGSQVDIRPVRDVAPLMGKEQPFAILKMDRPRGNIVVSRRAILEEARAEQRTELVGQLQEGEVREGVVKNITDYGAFVDLGGIDGLLHVTDMSWKRVSHPSQVLAVGDTVKVQIVKINPDTQRISLGMKQLQADPWDGVEAKYPVGAKMSGRITNITDYGAFVELEAGVEGLVHVSEMSWTKKNVHPGKIVSTSQEVDVVVLDVDASKRRISLGLKQAQDNPWDAFVAANPIGSTVEGEVKNATEFGLFIGLDNDIDGMVHLSDLDWNVSGEEAIQRYRKGETVKAKVLDVDVEKERVSLGIKQLGGDPMEGDTFKKGQQITVTVTAIETGGIEVKFGEDDAPATAFIRKSDLSRDRNEQRTERFSVGDRVDAMVTGIDKASRRVSVSIKALEMKDEAEAIEQFGSSDSGASLGDILGAALREKAGSKD, encoded by the coding sequence ATGACCGATACCCTCTCCCCCACCCGCGACGATTTCTCGGCGCTGCTTGATGAGACCCTGCAGGGTCGTGACCTCGGCGAAGGCCAGGTTGTCCACGGCCGCGTCGTCGGCATCGAAAAGGACATCCTGATCATCGACGTCGGTCTGAAGACCGAAGGCCGCATCCCGGCCCGCGAATTCGGCATCGGCGAAGGCGCCGTGATCCCGAAGGTCGGCGACAACGTTGAAGTCTATCTGGAGCGCGTCGAGAACGCCCTGGGTGAAGCGGTCATCAGCCGCGACAAGGCTCGCCGCGAGGAAGCCTGGACCCGTCTGGAAGTCGTCTTCGCCGACGGCCAACCCGTCAACGGCACCATCGTCGGTCGCGTCAAGGGCGGCTTCACCGTCGATCTGGGCGGCGCCTCGGCCTTCCTGCCGGGCTCGCAGGTCGACATCCGTCCGGTGCGCGACGTCGCTCCGCTGATGGGCAAGGAACAGCCCTTCGCCATCCTGAAAATGGACCGTCCGCGCGGCAACATCGTCGTCTCGCGTCGCGCCATCCTGGAAGAAGCCCGCGCCGAACAGCGCACCGAGCTGGTCGGCCAGCTGCAAGAGGGTGAAGTCCGCGAAGGCGTCGTCAAGAACATCACCGATTACGGTGCGTTCGTTGACCTGGGCGGCATCGACGGCCTGCTGCACGTCACCGACATGTCGTGGAAGCGCGTCTCGCACCCGTCGCAAGTCCTCGCCGTCGGCGACACCGTCAAGGTCCAGATCGTCAAGATCAACCCGGACACTCAACGTATCTCGCTGGGCATGAAGCAACTGCAGGCCGACCCGTGGGACGGCGTGGAAGCCAAGTACCCGGTCGGCGCCAAGATGTCGGGCCGCATCACCAACATCACCGACTACGGCGCTTTCGTGGAGCTGGAAGCCGGTGTCGAAGGTCTGGTGCACGTCTCGGAAATGTCGTGGACCAAGAAGAACGTCCACCCCGGCAAGATCGTCTCGACCTCGCAGGAAGTCGACGTGGTCGTGCTGGACGTCGACGCCTCCAAGCGCCGTATTTCGCTGGGCCTGAAGCAGGCCCAGGACAACCCGTGGGATGCCTTCGTGGCCGCCAACCCGATCGGCTCGACCGTCGAGGGTGAAGTCAAGAACGCCACCGAGTTCGGCCTGTTCATCGGCCTGGACAACGACATCGACGGCATGGTCCACCTGTCGGACCTGGACTGGAACGTGTCGGGCGAGGAAGCCATCCAGCGTTACCGCAAGGGCGAAACCGTCAAGGCCAAGGTCCTGGACGTCGACGTCGAGAAGGAACGCGTCTCGCTGGGCATCAAGCAGCTCGGCGGCGATCCGATGGAAGGCGACACGTTCAAGAAGGGCCAGCAGATCACCGTCACCGTGACGGCGATCGAGACCGGCGGCATCGAGGTCAAGTTCGGTGAAGACGACGCTCCGGCGACCGCCTTCATCCGCAAGTCGGACCTGTCGCGTGACCGCAACGAGCAGCGCACCGAGCGCTTCTCGGTCGGCGATCGCGTCGACGCCATGGTCACCGGCATCGACAAGGCCTCGCGCCGCGTCTCGGTGTCGATCAAGGCCCTGGAAATGAAGGACGAGGCCGAGGCCATTGAACAGTTCGGTTCGTCCGACTCGGGCGCCTCGCTGGGCGACATCCTGGGAGCCGCCCTGCGCGAAAAGGCCGGCTCGAAGGATTAA
- the cmk gene encoding (d)CMP kinase: protein MTASLIIAVDGPAASGKGTIAARLAATYGLAHLDTGLLYRAVGVGLLDAGKSLDDEAAAEAVAQALNAGDLTDTDRLTSGEAGEAASRIAGYPGVRAALLAFQKAFAAQTGGAVLDGRDIGTVIAPEAPAKLFITATPEVRATRRWKQLTARGHDIAFEAMLADIIKRDERDAGRGAAPMVQAEDAVLLDTTDMDIETAFDAARRIVEAARAKQGL from the coding sequence ATGACCGCTTCCCTCATCATCGCCGTTGACGGCCCCGCTGCCTCGGGCAAGGGCACCATCGCCGCTCGGCTGGCCGCGACCTATGGGCTGGCGCATCTGGACACCGGCCTGCTGTACCGCGCCGTCGGCGTGGGTCTGCTGGACGCGGGCAAGTCTCTGGATGATGAAGCCGCCGCGGAGGCTGTCGCGCAGGCTCTGAACGCCGGCGATCTGACCGACACCGACCGGCTGACCAGCGGAGAGGCGGGCGAGGCCGCCAGCCGGATCGCCGGCTATCCGGGCGTGCGCGCGGCCCTGCTGGCCTTCCAGAAGGCCTTTGCGGCGCAGACGGGCGGCGCGGTGCTGGACGGGCGCGATATCGGCACGGTCATCGCGCCGGAGGCTCCGGCCAAGCTGTTCATCACGGCCACGCCCGAAGTGCGGGCGACCCGGCGCTGGAAGCAGCTGACCGCGCGCGGGCACGACATCGCCTTCGAGGCCATGCTGGCCGACATCATCAAGCGGGACGAGCGCGACGCCGGGCGCGGCGCGGCTCCCATGGTGCAGGCTGAAGACGCCGTCTTGCTGGATACGACCGATATGGATATAGAGACGGCCTTCGATGCGGCCCGCCGTATCGTCGAGGCGGCGCGCGCGAAACAGGGTCTCTAG
- the aroA gene encoding 3-phosphoshikimate 1-carboxyvinyltransferase translates to MSHRSMIFGAMATGVTEVEGLLEGDDVLATARAAEAFGAQVERLGDGHWRITGQGGFRTPDSVIDCGNAGTGVRLLMGAAAGYPITATFDGDASLRKRPMKRVTGPLAGMGATFDWLTAEDRVPLRLTGGTLTGIDYVQTVASAQIKSAILLAGLNAGGVTTVTEPEKSRDHTERMLRAFGAEVSVVEDGEGWTITLKGGQSLTGTFVAVPGDPSSAAFPLAAGLVVPGSVVTVEGVMLNPLRTGLFETWREMGADLTITNRRMAGGEEVGDITARHSALKGVVVPEDRAASMIDEYPILAATAAFAHGVTVMRGVGEMRVKESDRIKLMVDGLRACGVAVEEEPEGFIVTGGPVRGGGTVHTAHDHRIAMSHLVLGLAAEQPVTVDEPDMIATSFPGFVELMNGLGADIAADQ, encoded by the coding sequence ATGTCGCATCGCTCGATGATCTTCGGGGCGATGGCCACCGGCGTGACCGAGGTTGAGGGGTTGCTTGAGGGCGACGACGTCCTGGCCACGGCCCGGGCGGCGGAGGCCTTCGGCGCGCAGGTTGAGCGGCTGGGGGACGGGCATTGGCGGATCACGGGGCAGGGGGGCTTCCGCACCCCGGACAGCGTCATCGACTGCGGCAACGCCGGGACGGGCGTGCGCCTGCTGATGGGCGCGGCGGCCGGCTATCCGATCACCGCGACCTTCGACGGGGACGCTTCATTGCGAAAACGTCCGATGAAGCGTGTCACTGGCCCATTGGCTGGAATGGGCGCGACCTTCGACTGGTTGACCGCCGAGGATCGGGTGCCGCTGCGTTTGACCGGCGGGACGCTGACCGGCATCGACTATGTGCAGACGGTCGCCTCGGCCCAGATCAAGTCGGCCATCCTGCTGGCCGGGCTGAACGCCGGGGGCGTGACCACTGTCACCGAGCCGGAGAAGAGCCGGGACCACACTGAACGGATGCTGCGCGCCTTCGGAGCGGAGGTCAGCGTTGTGGAAGACGGCGAGGGCTGGACGATTACGCTGAAGGGCGGGCAGTCCTTGACGGGGACCTTCGTGGCGGTGCCGGGCGATCCGTCGTCGGCGGCCTTCCCGCTGGCGGCAGGGCTCGTGGTTCCGGGCTCGGTCGTCACGGTCGAGGGCGTCATGCTGAACCCGCTGCGAACCGGTCTGTTCGAGACCTGGCGGGAGATGGGCGCGGACCTGACCATCACAAACCGCCGCATGGCCGGGGGTGAGGAGGTCGGCGACATCACCGCCCGCCATTCGGCGCTGAAGGGTGTCGTCGTGCCGGAAGATCGCGCGGCCTCGATGATCGACGAGTATCCGATCCTGGCCGCCACGGCCGCCTTCGCCCACGGTGTCACCGTCATGCGCGGCGTGGGCGAGATGCGGGTCAAAGAGAGCGACCGCATCAAGCTGATGGTCGACGGCTTGCGCGCCTGTGGTGTCGCCGTGGAGGAAGAGCCCGAGGGCTTCATTGTCACGGGTGGGCCCGTGCGGGGCGGCGGGACGGTGCACACCGCCCACGATCACCGCATCGCCATGAGCCATCTGGTGCTGGGCCTCGCCGCCGAACAGCCGGTCACCGTCGACGAGCCGGACATGATCGCCACCAGTTTCCCGGGTTTCGTGGAGTTGATGAACGGCCTTGGGGCGGATATCGCGGCAGACCAATGA
- a CDS encoding TIGR02300 family protein, whose protein sequence is MANPELGQKQVCPNCQAKFYDLNRRPAHCPKCGTDFDPEEALKLRNRRGRPAGYPADDEAEDQVKDKKVDGDEDDEEEAVSTPEIDEEGHEPILTPDDDDDSPTDPTEEPGMGEAGEDDDDVLGDDDDDSVPFIEDEDDDDSFEDEIGKPEKDED, encoded by the coding sequence GTGGCTAATCCCGAACTGGGCCAGAAGCAGGTCTGTCCGAACTGCCAGGCCAAATTCTACGACCTCAACCGTCGTCCGGCCCACTGCCCCAAATGCGGCACCGACTTCGATCCCGAAGAAGCCCTGAAGCTGCGCAACCGCCGCGGCCGTCCGGCCGGCTACCCGGCCGACGACGAGGCTGAAGATCAGGTCAAGGACAAGAAGGTCGACGGCGACGAGGACGACGAGGAAGAAGCCGTCTCCACGCCCGAGATCGACGAGGAAGGCCATGAGCCGATCCTGACCCCGGACGACGACGATGACTCGCCGACCGACCCGACCGAAGAGCCCGGCATGGGCGAGGCCGGTGAAGATGACGATGACGTCCTGGGCGACGACGACGATGACTCGGTGCCCTTCATCGAGGACGAAGACGATGACGACTCGTTCGAGGACGAGATCGGCAAGCCCGAAAAGGACGAGGACTAA